A region of Oryctolagus cuniculus chromosome 3, mOryCun1.1, whole genome shotgun sequence DNA encodes the following proteins:
- the LOC100338230 gene encoding taste receptor type 2 member 143-like, with amino-acid sequence MSSTFIFMVIFCLESLASMLQNGFMVATLGREWVRRRALPTGEMIVACLAASRFCLHLIGTLNNFLASFGFSQACAFFSTFWEFFNFLTFWLTAGLALLYCVKISSFSHPIFFWLKWRISRMGPRLLLASLIICVLSGVSSVSRTVITIQIMASQSSHGNSTLAYSLPTFFLKYFIFHGAFLLSIPFLLFLVSTLLLMFSLCRHLERMRGHRLGPQDPSTQAHTVALRSLACFLVFHMLYYSLLITGCVKVSAFCRQWPWAWEVIVYAGLFLHSTILILSSPKLRKALKTRFGGISSASS; translated from the coding sequence ATGTCTTCCACGTTCATCTTCATGGTCATCTTTTGCCTGGAGTCATTGGCTTCAATGTTGCAGAATGGCTTCATGGTTGCCACACTGGGCAGGGAGTGGGTAAGGCGCCGGGCACTGCCCACAGGTGAAATGATTGTGGCCTGCCTGGCTGCCTCTCGGTTCTGTCTGCATTTGATAGGCACTCTGAACAATTTCCTGGCCTCCTTTGGTTTTTCTCAGGCATGTGCATTTTTCAGCACTTTTTGGGAGTTTTTCAACTTTCTTACGTTCTGGCTCACTGCCGGGCTTGCTCTTCTCTACTGTGTGAAGATCTCGTCCTTCTCCCACCCCATCTTCTTCTGGCTGAAGTGGAGGATTTCTCGGATggggcccaggctgctgctggcctCTCTGATCATATGTGTGCTGTCAGGCGTCTCATCCGTCTCTAGGACTGTAATTACTATTCAGATCATGGCCTCCCAGAGTTCCCATGGAAACAGCACCCTGGCTTATAGTCTACCTaccttctttttaaagtattttatcttTCATGGAGCCTTTTTATTGTCGATTCCATTCCTGTTGTTCCTGGTGTCCACCCTCTTGCTCATGTTCTCCCTGTGCCGGCATTTGGAGCGGATGAGGGGTCATAGGCTTGGCCCTCAGGATCCCAGCACCCAGGCTCACACTGTGGCCCTGAGATCACTTGCTTGCTTTCTCGTCTTCCACATGTTGTATTACTCACTCCTGATTACCGGCTGTGTGAAAGTCTCGGCATTCTGTCGTCAGTGGCCTTGGGCCTGGGAAGTGATTGTCTACGCGGGTCTCTTCCTGCACTCCACCATCCTGATCCTGAGCAGCCCCAAGCTGAGAAAGGCCCTGAAGACAAGGTTTGGGGGCATAAGTTCTGCCAGCTCATAA